The following are encoded in a window of Candidatus Poribacteria bacterium genomic DNA:
- a CDS encoding type II toxin-antitoxin system HicB family antitoxin, protein MHQKAIKGIKLNILLEEQPEGGFTITCRELPELLTECDSLNEMKDNVIDAFHAVVALYEHRKRPLPKEIQILDDDISSSIESQQLLETVVAFNEVSRSNQKVKTA, encoded by the coding sequence ATGCATCAGAAAGCAATTAAAGGCATCAAATTAAACATCCTTTTGGAAGAACAACCAGAAGGTGGTTTTACAATAACTTGTCGGGAATTACCTGAATTACTAACCGAGTGTGATTCTTTAAATGAAATGAAAGACAATGTTATTGACGCGTTTCATGCTGTTGTTGCACTATATGAACATAGAAAACGCCCCTTGCCCAAAGAAATTCAGATTTTGGACGATGATATAAGTTCAAGTATAGAATCCCAGCAACTATTAGAAACGGTGGTAGCCTTTAATGAAGTATCGCGAAGTAACCAAAAGGTTAAAACGGCTTAA
- a CDS encoding type II toxin-antitoxin system HicA family toxin — MKYREVTKRLKRLNCEEVLPRKPGSHRIWWNLETDTEATIPDWGSKDLKTGTLHSALKKLGIDYKTFLNS, encoded by the coding sequence ATGAAGTATCGCGAAGTAACCAAAAGGTTAAAACGGCTTAATTGTGAAGAAGTTCTTCCAAGAAAGCCGGGATCACACCGGATTTGGTGGAATTTAGAAACGGATACCGAAGCAACTATTCCAGATTGGGGCAGTAAAGATTTGAAAACAGGAACACTTCATAGTGCTCTTAAAAAATTAGGAATTGACTATAAAACCTTTTTAAATAGTTAA